A stretch of the Haloplanus aerogenes genome encodes the following:
- a CDS encoding NADH-quinone oxidoreductase subunit N → MPLQSQLPAWAAVAPTLLLGLTALVLLIVDSIDPDSTRPTALAGISALGSVAALAVAGWFLLAGTGQTGTGGAIELYGGSIIVDGLSLFFTVIFASVAAMVSLASYDYLRDRTYQAEFYALVMLAATGMSLMGSSGSLATVFVSLELASLPSYALVAFLKNNRGSVEAGLKYFLVGAVSSAVFAFGISLVYAVTGSLLLSEVASTIGSAGDFVGIAGVGIVMIAGGFAFKTASVPFHFWAPEAYEGAPAPISAFLSSASKAAGFAVAFRVFAVAFPIDAVVPMGIDWPLLFAVLAVVTMTLGNFAAATQENVKRMLAYSSVGHAGYALIGLAALSGGGPNGAIMGASMAHLLVYGFMNTGAFLFIAMVEHWEVGRTFEDYNGLATQAPVACLAMTVFMFSLAGLPPFGGFLSKYALFYGAIQGGFWWLAAVGAINSALSLFYYSRVVKAMWIEDPSGSFDLGATPLGIYVAVLVAAVGTLVLLPAFGPVVETAQSAATALFA, encoded by the coding sequence ATCCCACTCCAGAGCCAACTCCCGGCATGGGCGGCCGTCGCGCCGACGCTGTTGCTCGGCCTGACGGCGCTCGTCCTCCTCATCGTGGACAGTATCGACCCCGACTCGACCCGACCGACGGCGCTCGCGGGCATCTCGGCTCTCGGGAGCGTCGCCGCCCTCGCCGTCGCTGGCTGGTTCCTCCTCGCGGGCACCGGCCAGACCGGTACCGGCGGCGCCATCGAACTCTACGGTGGCTCCATCATCGTCGACGGGCTGAGCCTGTTCTTCACCGTCATCTTCGCGAGCGTCGCCGCCATGGTGTCGCTGGCGAGTTACGACTACCTGCGCGACCGCACGTATCAGGCGGAGTTCTACGCGCTGGTGATGCTGGCCGCGACGGGGATGAGCCTCATGGGCTCGTCGGGGTCGCTGGCGACGGTGTTCGTCAGCCTCGAACTCGCTTCCCTGCCGTCGTACGCGCTCGTGGCGTTCCTCAAGAACAACCGCGGGAGCGTCGAGGCGGGGCTGAAGTACTTCCTCGTCGGCGCCGTCTCCTCCGCCGTCTTCGCGTTCGGTATCTCGCTCGTCTACGCCGTGACGGGATCGCTCCTGCTCTCGGAGGTAGCGAGTACCATCGGCTCGGCGGGTGACTTCGTCGGCATCGCGGGCGTCGGCATCGTCATGATCGCCGGCGGTTTCGCGTTCAAGACGGCCTCCGTCCCCTTCCACTTCTGGGCGCCGGAGGCGTACGAGGGCGCGCCCGCCCCTATTAGCGCCTTCCTCTCGTCGGCGTCGAAGGCGGCTGGCTTCGCCGTCGCCTTCCGCGTCTTCGCGGTGGCCTTCCCCATCGACGCCGTCGTCCCGATGGGCATCGACTGGCCGCTGCTCTTCGCCGTCCTCGCCGTCGTCACGATGACGCTCGGCAACTTCGCGGCGGCGACACAGGAGAACGTCAAGCGGATGCTCGCGTACTCCTCCGTGGGGCACGCGGGCTACGCGCTGATCGGTCTCGCGGCGCTCTCGGGCGGCGGTCCCAACGGCGCGATCATGGGTGCGAGCATGGCTCACCTGCTCGTCTACGGCTTCATGAACACGGGCGCGTTCCTGTTCATCGCCATGGTCGAACACTGGGAGGTCGGCCGGACTTTCGAGGACTACAACGGCCTCGCGACACAGGCGCCGGTCGCCTGTCTCGCGATGACGGTCTTCATGTTCTCGCTGGCCGGCCTGCCGCCCTTCGGCGGCTTCCTCTCGAAGTACGCCCTGTTCTACGGGGCGATCCAGGGTGGCTTCTGGTGGCTCGCCGCCGTCGGTGCCATCAACAGCGCACTGTCGCTGTTCTACTACTCCAGAGTGGTGAAGGCGATGTGGATCGAGGACCCGTCCGGGAGCTTCGATCTCGGCGCGACGCCGCTCGGCATCTACGTCGCGGTGCTGGTGGCCGCCGTCGGGACGCTCGTGCTCCTGCCGGCGTTCGGGCCCGTCGTCGAGACGGCCCAGAGTGCCGCGACGGCGCTGTTCGCGTAA
- a CDS encoding LVIVD repeat-containing protein, producing MQDDICYAALWDAGTAALDVSDPANPTLVSRFGSALDASDAIPAYDFSEPTGAYLAREWDFTAYLTAPGNAHYVQPSTNGDHVFVGAETFPKDVGVSDPDVDDYGGISVWDTSDLEEPSEITRIAPPVIDEDDSGKFFTSHNFDVTANRLHTAWYHGGIHIYDITHPSSPEPIADYDPDGYAFWTAVSGRGFTIGGVYGAVSSEGGLTVLHADRGKKRPPAFEGGVRQANPA from the coding sequence GTGCAGGACGACATCTGTTACGCCGCCCTGTGGGACGCAGGGACGGCCGCGCTGGACGTCAGCGATCCAGCGAACCCCACCCTCGTTTCGCGATTCGGCTCGGCACTCGACGCGAGCGATGCGATTCCAGCCTACGATTTCAGCGAACCGACCGGGGCATATCTCGCCCGAGAGTGGGATTTCACGGCGTATCTCACCGCTCCCGGCAACGCTCACTACGTGCAACCGTCCACGAACGGTGATCACGTCTTCGTCGGGGCGGAAACCTTCCCCAAGGACGTTGGTGTCTCGGATCCCGACGTCGACGACTACGGCGGAATCAGCGTGTGGGATACCTCCGATCTGGAAGAGCCGAGTGAGATCACACGCATCGCCCCACCGGTGATCGACGAAGACGACTCGGGGAAGTTCTTCACCTCGCACAACTTCGACGTCACGGCGAACCGACTACACACCGCCTGGTACCACGGCGGTATCCACATCTACGACATCACGCACCCGTCCAGTCCGGAGCCCATCGCCGACTACGACCCGGACGGATATGCGTTCTGGACCGCCGTCAGCGGCCGGGGCTTCACGATTGGCGGCGTTTACGGAGCTGTCTCGTCCGAAGGCGGTCTCACTGTCTTGCACGCCGACCGTGGAAAGAAACGGCCACCTGCATTCGAGGGGGGAGTCCGCCAGGCGAACCCGGCGTGA
- a CDS encoding CBS pair associated ParBc domain-containing protein: MAANATVEEYMTRDVATVSPDDTVAEVARRIVESDGHTGFPVTDGRHVEGFISARDLLAADDNARVFTVMSDDLVVAHPEMKINDAARVILRSGIQKLPVVDDAGNLVGIISNTDVIRSQIERATPEKVGKLMHTLEEIHEIEVEEERRQIELSKLTPTQSRVYADELQGRSYELEHGLAEPLVVIDNGGTLLLADGHHRVMAANRLDIEEMDAYVIVIDEADELELGMQRTAEKEGLESIDDISVVDYARHPLIETTERLQEEGR; the protein is encoded by the coding sequence ATGGCCGCGAACGCGACTGTCGAAGAATACATGACCCGTGACGTGGCGACGGTTTCACCGGACGACACCGTCGCCGAAGTGGCGCGCCGTATCGTCGAGAGCGATGGCCACACCGGCTTCCCAGTGACCGACGGCCGCCACGTCGAGGGATTCATCAGCGCCCGTGATCTGCTGGCGGCCGACGACAACGCACGGGTGTTCACCGTGATGTCGGACGACCTCGTCGTCGCCCACCCCGAGATGAAGATCAACGACGCCGCGCGGGTGATCCTGCGGTCGGGCATCCAGAAACTCCCCGTCGTCGACGACGCCGGCAATCTGGTGGGAATCATCTCCAACACCGACGTGATCCGGAGTCAGATCGAGCGTGCGACGCCCGAAAAAGTCGGAAAGCTCATGCACACGCTCGAAGAGATTCACGAAATCGAGGTCGAGGAGGAGCGCCGCCAGATCGAACTCTCGAAACTCACACCGACGCAGTCGCGGGTGTACGCCGACGAACTGCAGGGGCGGAGCTACGAACTCGAACACGGGCTTGCCGAACCGCTGGTCGTCATCGACAACGGCGGGACGCTTCTGCTCGCGGACGGCCACCACCGCGTCATGGCCGCCAACCGCCTCGACATCGAGGAAATGGACGCCTACGTGATCGTCATCGACGAGGCGGACGAACTCGAACTCGGGATGCAACGCACCGCCGAGAAGGAGGGACTGGAGTCCATCGACGACATCTCCGTCGTCGACTACGCGCGCCATCCGCTGATCGAGACGACCGAGCGTCTGCAAGAAGAGGGGCGGTGA
- a CDS encoding DHH family phosphoesterase has protein sequence MVRRLVLGCGRAGETVVGVVSTWGGNLRAVVPDETRIEGIEGVADVIHGDPTDPETYPDATDVVLVLGEDVERNLAAARQARESFPDALIVACGGWRGTEVASELAVVADRVVDSHRIVTDHLLDSVTGDEAERVCRLLNVLRSIDGRLAVVMHDNPDPDAIASALALVHIAETVGLDADPCYFGEISHQENRALVNLLDLDLWNVESAEELAEYAGVALVDHSRPGVNDGLDPDTEVDVVIDHHPPRAPVEARFLDLRSDVGATSTLLAKYLERLGQTPSREVATALLYGIRIDTRDFTREAVDSDFEAAAFLLPHVDESVLERVEEPSMSADVLATLAAAIRNREVRGEVLTSGVGRIRDRDVLAQAADKLLDMEGIGIAVVHGFMEETVYVSARARGTDVDLGEVLRDALGPIGSAGGHADMAGAQIPLGILGAVEEASTESLANIVDDVIAGRLFEVLENPPSAPSRDHPDDIAFEFPLADE, from the coding sequence ATGGTGAGGCGGCTCGTGCTCGGGTGTGGGCGCGCCGGCGAAACCGTCGTGGGCGTCGTGTCGACGTGGGGTGGAAACCTCCGGGCCGTCGTTCCCGACGAGACTCGGATCGAGGGGATCGAAGGCGTCGCGGACGTGATTCACGGCGATCCGACGGACCCAGAGACGTATCCCGACGCGACCGACGTGGTGCTCGTACTCGGGGAGGACGTGGAGCGAAACCTCGCGGCCGCCAGACAGGCCCGCGAATCGTTCCCCGACGCCCTGATCGTCGCCTGCGGCGGGTGGCGAGGAACAGAGGTGGCAAGCGAACTCGCGGTGGTGGCAGATCGTGTCGTCGACTCCCACCGGATCGTCACCGACCACCTCCTCGACTCGGTCACCGGCGACGAAGCAGAGCGTGTCTGTCGGCTACTGAACGTCCTCCGTAGCATCGACGGCCGACTGGCCGTGGTGATGCACGACAATCCGGACCCCGACGCCATCGCGTCGGCGCTCGCACTCGTCCACATCGCCGAGACGGTCGGCCTCGACGCCGACCCCTGTTACTTCGGAGAGATTTCACACCAGGAGAACCGGGCGCTGGTGAACCTGCTGGATCTCGACCTCTGGAACGTCGAATCGGCCGAGGAGCTCGCGGAGTACGCGGGCGTCGCCCTCGTCGACCACTCCCGCCCCGGCGTGAACGACGGCCTCGACCCGGACACCGAGGTCGACGTGGTGATCGACCACCACCCACCACGGGCGCCGGTGGAGGCGCGCTTTCTCGACCTCCGGAGCGACGTGGGCGCGACGAGTACGCTCCTCGCGAAATATCTGGAGCGCCTCGGACAGACACCGAGTCGGGAAGTCGCGACGGCGCTTCTGTACGGCATCCGCATCGACACGCGCGATTTCACGCGCGAAGCCGTCGACTCCGACTTCGAAGCGGCGGCGTTCTTGCTTCCGCACGTCGACGAGTCGGTCCTCGAACGTGTCGAGGAGCCGAGCATGAGCGCCGACGTGCTCGCGACGCTCGCGGCGGCGATCCGCAACCGGGAGGTGCGCGGCGAGGTGCTCACGAGCGGTGTCGGCCGCATCCGTGACCGCGACGTGCTGGCACAGGCCGCCGACAAACTGCTCGACATGGAGGGCATCGGTATCGCCGTTGTCCACGGATTCATGGAGGAGACGGTGTACGTCTCCGCGCGAGCGCGCGGCACCGACGTGGATCTGGGCGAGGTGTTGCGCGACGCGCTCGGCCCCATCGGGAGTGCCGGCGGGCACGCCGACATGGCGGGCGCACAGATTCCGCTGGGCATCCTCGGCGCCGTCGAGGAGGCGTCGACCGAATCGCTGGCGAACATCGTCGACGACGTGATCGCCGGTCGCCTGTTCGAAGTGCTGGAGAACCCGCCGAGTGCGCCCAGTCGCGACCATCCGGACGACATCGCGTTCGAGTTTCCGCTGGCCGACGAGTGA
- a CDS encoding acetate--CoA ligase family protein gives MGRLSSLFTPERVAVIGATERPGSVGRALVENLQADFGGEIVPVNPNCETVCGLDCVDHVGETDADLAVVAVPAAVAVDVVREAGEAGIDDVVVITAGFGETGGEGADRERDLEAVAEEYDLNLVGPNCLGIISTPVGLNATFAPRSAPSGSVSFLSQSGAFVTAVLDWAADHGVGFKDVVSLGNKAVLDETDFVESWGDDEGTDVIVGYLESIEDGRRFVDVAGEVTRETPVVVVKSGRTEAGAQAASSHTGAMAGRDRAYEAGLRQAGVIRADTVQDLFDAARVLAGQPVPETDGVAVVTNAGGPGVMATDAVGDGPLSLAKFGNDTVSRLRDRLPEGANVYNPVDAIGDADNERLRAAVDTVLADDAVGSAVVIAAPTATLDFVQLAADVADLQADHGLPVTTCLMGGERAREADDTLVEAGIPNYFDPARAVGSLGTLERYRAIRERERREPTTYDVDREAAQAVLDRARERGTTRLGVEAMSLLDAYGIPTPAGEVVDSPVDALEVAEDVGEPVVMKIVSPDILHKSDIGGVKVGVDHADVYDAFEDLVARARNYQPDATILGVQVQEMVETESGVETIVGTNRDPQFGPLILFGLGGIFVEVMEDTAVRIAPLAEADAREMTEEIQAAPLLSGARGRDPVDRDAVAETLCRLSQLVTDFPEILELDVNPLVVRPDGAVAVDLRLTIEL, from the coding sequence ATGGGAAGACTCTCCTCGCTGTTCACCCCGGAGCGGGTCGCCGTGATCGGGGCGACGGAGCGTCCGGGATCGGTCGGCCGAGCGCTCGTCGAGAACCTCCAGGCCGACTTCGGGGGTGAGATCGTCCCCGTCAACCCGAACTGCGAGACGGTGTGTGGACTGGACTGCGTCGACCACGTGGGCGAGACGGACGCGGATCTGGCGGTGGTGGCCGTCCCGGCGGCGGTCGCCGTCGACGTGGTGCGCGAGGCCGGCGAGGCTGGCATCGACGACGTGGTCGTCATCACGGCGGGCTTCGGCGAAACTGGCGGCGAGGGCGCCGACCGGGAACGCGACCTCGAAGCCGTCGCCGAGGAGTACGACCTGAATCTCGTCGGCCCGAACTGTCTCGGTATCATCAGTACGCCGGTGGGGCTGAACGCGACGTTCGCCCCCCGATCCGCACCGTCCGGATCGGTTTCCTTCCTGAGCCAGTCGGGGGCGTTCGTGACCGCCGTCCTCGACTGGGCGGCGGACCACGGCGTCGGCTTCAAGGACGTGGTGTCGCTCGGCAACAAGGCCGTCCTCGACGAGACGGATTTCGTCGAGTCGTGGGGCGACGACGAAGGGACGGACGTAATCGTCGGCTACTTGGAGAGTATCGAGGACGGCCGCCGGTTCGTGGACGTGGCCGGTGAGGTGACCCGCGAGACGCCGGTCGTGGTCGTGAAATCCGGGCGGACGGAGGCGGGGGCGCAGGCGGCCTCCTCGCACACGGGGGCGATGGCGGGGCGTGACCGCGCCTACGAGGCCGGCCTCCGGCAGGCGGGCGTCATCCGCGCCGACACCGTACAGGACCTCTTCGACGCCGCGCGCGTCCTCGCCGGCCAGCCCGTTCCCGAGACGGACGGCGTCGCCGTCGTCACCAACGCCGGCGGCCCGGGCGTGATGGCGACCGACGCGGTGGGCGACGGTCCCCTCTCGCTCGCGAAGTTCGGGAACGACACCGTTTCCCGCCTCCGCGACCGCCTCCCCGAGGGCGCGAACGTCTACAACCCCGTCGACGCTATCGGTGACGCCGACAACGAACGCCTCCGTGCGGCCGTCGACACCGTCCTCGCGGACGACGCCGTCGGCTCGGCCGTCGTCATCGCCGCGCCGACGGCGACGCTCGATTTCGTCCAACTCGCCGCCGACGTGGCCGACCTGCAGGCCGACCACGGCCTCCCCGTGACGACGTGTCTGATGGGCGGCGAGCGGGCACGCGAGGCCGACGACACGCTCGTCGAGGCGGGCATCCCCAACTACTTCGACCCCGCGCGAGCGGTCGGGAGCCTCGGGACGCTCGAACGGTACCGCGCCATCCGGGAGCGCGAGCGCCGCGAGCCGACGACCTACGACGTGGATCGGGAGGCGGCGCAGGCGGTGTTAGATCGAGCGCGCGAGCGCGGGACGACTCGTCTCGGCGTCGAGGCGATGTCCCTCCTCGACGCCTACGGCATCCCGACACCCGCCGGCGAGGTGGTCGACTCGCCCGTCGACGCCCTGGAGGTGGCCGAGGATGTCGGCGAGCCGGTGGTGATGAAGATCGTCAGCCCCGACATCCTCCACAAGTCCGACATCGGCGGCGTAAAAGTCGGCGTCGACCACGCGGACGTGTACGACGCCTTCGAGGATCTGGTCGCCCGCGCGCGCAACTACCAGCCCGACGCGACGATCCTCGGTGTGCAGGTGCAGGAGATGGTGGAGACGGAGTCGGGCGTCGAGACCATCGTCGGCACGAACCGCGACCCGCAGTTCGGCCCGCTGATCCTCTTCGGCCTCGGGGGCATCTTCGTCGAGGTGATGGAGGACACTGCCGTCCGCATCGCACCGCTCGCCGAGGCGGACGCGCGGGAGATGACCGAGGAGATTCAGGCCGCACCGCTCCTGTCCGGCGCGCGGGGACGCGACCCCGTCGACCGGGACGCCGTCGCCGAGACGCTCTGTCGCCTCTCGCAACTCGTCACCGACTTCCCCGAAATCCTCGAACTCGACGTGAACCCACTGGTCGTCCGCCCGGACGGTGCCGTGGCCGTCGACCTCAGACTCACCATCGAACTATGA
- a CDS encoding phosphotransacetylase family protein produces MSTLLVTATGESTGKTAIAIALGRHAQAQGRSVGYMKPKGTRLQSHVGKTLDRDPMLARELLGTDDEMHEMEPIVYSPTFVRSAMEGREQPAELRERVREGFDAISEGRDFVVVEGGGRLTTGGVVDLTDAEVADLLDAEVVLIADYGSPSDVDDTLAAARRLGDRLVGVIFNRVAEAAYDEVENVVAPFLERKGIPVVGVLPRDPDLAGVTVAELADELGVEVLTDVPTDGVVERFLVGAMSGEEALRFFRRTKDAAVITGGDRTDIHTAALEAPGIKCLVVTGGRRPPGTILGKAAEKGVPVLLTNADTLSTLERAEDVIRGGRTRDEHTVDVMGSLLTDHADVDALIDGANGDAGDTDADADADE; encoded by the coding sequence ATGAGCACCTTACTCGTCACCGCGACCGGAGAAAGCACAGGCAAGACGGCGATCGCAATCGCGCTGGGCCGACACGCGCAGGCCCAAGGGCGGAGCGTCGGCTACATGAAACCGAAGGGGACGCGCCTCCAGAGCCACGTCGGCAAGACGCTGGATCGCGACCCGATGCTCGCGCGCGAACTCCTCGGCACCGACGACGAGATGCACGAGATGGAACCCATCGTCTACTCGCCGACGTTCGTCCGGAGTGCGATGGAAGGCCGGGAACAGCCAGCCGAACTCCGCGAGCGAGTGCGCGAGGGATTCGACGCCATCTCGGAGGGGCGCGATTTCGTCGTCGTCGAGGGCGGCGGCCGACTCACGACCGGCGGCGTCGTCGACCTGACCGACGCGGAGGTGGCGGACCTCCTCGACGCCGAGGTGGTCCTGATCGCCGACTACGGCTCACCGTCGGACGTAGACGACACGCTCGCGGCCGCCCGCCGACTGGGTGACCGCCTCGTCGGCGTCATCTTCAACCGGGTGGCCGAAGCCGCCTACGACGAAGTCGAGAACGTCGTCGCGCCCTTTTTGGAGCGCAAGGGCATCCCCGTCGTGGGCGTCCTGCCGCGCGACCCGGACCTCGCCGGCGTCACCGTCGCCGAACTCGCGGACGAACTCGGCGTCGAAGTGCTGACCGACGTGCCGACCGACGGCGTCGTCGAGCGCTTCCTCGTCGGCGCGATGAGCGGCGAGGAGGCGCTTCGCTTCTTCCGGCGGACGAAAGACGCCGCGGTCATCACTGGCGGCGACCGGACCGACATCCACACCGCGGCGCTCGAAGCCCCGGGGATCAAGTGTCTGGTCGTCACCGGCGGTCGCCGCCCACCGGGGACCATCCTCGGCAAGGCCGCGGAGAAGGGCGTGCCCGTCCTCCTGACGAACGCCGACACGCTCTCGACGCTCGAACGCGCCGAGGACGTGATCCGGGGCGGGCGGACGCGCGACGAACACACCGTCGACGTGATGGGGTCGCTCCTGACCGATCACGCCGACGTGGACGCGCTGATCGATGGCGCGAACGGCGATGCTGGCGACACCGACGCCGACGCCGACGCCGACGAGTGA
- a CDS encoding DUF7522 family protein has translation MSGHHNLVDASFREQLVSACRTAVGDSLRSITYFTPDEYEQVYLRSDLEADADLTATVEHEAAGFRTQMAYDQSELGDYQYTLRVFENGFLTRVIVGKHGVFVTTDGITVLRSREVTEAIGAILRETVEAA, from the coding sequence ATGAGCGGGCACCACAACCTCGTCGACGCGTCGTTTCGGGAGCAACTGGTGAGCGCCTGTCGGACGGCCGTGGGAGACAGTTTGCGGAGCATCACGTACTTCACGCCGGACGAGTACGAACAGGTGTATCTCCGATCGGATCTGGAGGCCGACGCCGACCTCACGGCGACAGTCGAACACGAGGCGGCGGGCTTTCGGACGCAGATGGCCTACGATCAGAGCGAACTCGGCGACTACCAGTACACGCTCCGCGTGTTCGAGAACGGCTTTCTCACGCGCGTCATCGTCGGAAAACACGGCGTCTTCGTGACGACCGACGGGATCACCGTCCTGCGGTCGCGAGAAGTGACGGAGGCCATCGGCGCGATACTGCGCGAAACGGTAGAAGCGGCGTGA
- a CDS encoding M24 family metallopeptidase — MTTFERRARRAQSRLDTVGADCLVLSPGRDCYYLTGVDAEQSDRLQLCFLPVDGDPTFVVPRLEAESIRAATWVDDVRTWDDDTGPDPVLDPLLDDLSPSRILLADRMWTEFALALQRRLPDASVGLASEVLGPLRRRKDDRELDALRAAADAADATMNEVRALEADAVGMTEAELAAFIEDRLAAHGGDGVAFETIVASGSNGADPHHASGEREIRAGDPVVLDFGTRVEGYVSDQTRTIVFDGEPSEEFERVHDVVREAQSAGVAAVEPGVTTGAVDRAVREIIEDAGYGDRFVHRTGHGVGLDVHEAPNVAADGETELEPGMVFSVEPGVYLPDRFGVRVEDLVVVTGDGAERLNHTDRRWRC, encoded by the coding sequence ATGACGACGTTCGAACGCCGGGCCAGACGCGCACAGTCACGCCTCGACACGGTGGGGGCCGACTGCCTCGTCCTGTCGCCCGGTCGGGACTGCTACTACCTGACCGGCGTCGACGCGGAACAGAGCGACCGCCTCCAGCTCTGTTTCCTCCCCGTCGACGGCGACCCGACGTTCGTGGTGCCCCGGCTCGAAGCCGAGTCGATTCGGGCGGCGACGTGGGTCGACGACGTGCGGACGTGGGACGACGACACCGGTCCGGACCCCGTGCTCGACCCCCTCCTCGACGATCTGTCGCCGTCGCGTATCCTCCTCGCGGACCGCATGTGGACGGAGTTCGCGCTCGCACTCCAGCGGCGCCTTCCGGACGCGTCGGTCGGCCTGGCGAGCGAGGTGCTGGGCCCGCTCCGCCGCCGGAAGGACGACCGGGAACTCGACGCGCTCCGGGCGGCGGCCGACGCCGCGGACGCGACGATGAACGAGGTGCGCGCCCTCGAAGCCGACGCGGTCGGCATGACCGAAGCGGAACTCGCGGCCTTTATCGAGGATCGGCTCGCGGCCCACGGCGGCGACGGCGTCGCCTTCGAGACCATCGTCGCGTCGGGATCGAACGGCGCCGACCCGCACCACGCGAGCGGCGAGCGCGAGATTCGTGCCGGCGACCCCGTCGTCCTCGACTTCGGGACGCGGGTGGAGGGGTACGTGAGCGACCAGACCCGGACCATCGTCTTCGACGGGGAGCCGTCCGAGGAGTTCGAGCGGGTCCACGACGTCGTCCGCGAGGCGCAGTCGGCGGGCGTTGCGGCAGTCGAACCCGGCGTGACGACGGGGGCGGTCGACCGGGCAGTGCGCGAGATTATCGAAGACGCGGGCTACGGCGACCGCTTCGTCCACCGCACGGGCCACGGCGTCGGCCTCGACGTACACGAGGCGCCGAACGTCGCCGCCGACGGCGAGACGGAACTCGAACCGGGGATGGTGTTCAGCGTCGAACCCGGCGTCTACCTCCCCGATCGGTTCGGGGTGCGGGTCGAGGATCTGGTGGTCGTCACCGGGGATGGCGCGGAACGGCTGAACCACACGGATCGTCGGTGGCGGTGTTGA
- a CDS encoding DUF7544 domain-containing protein, whose protein sequence is MPSNWYAFAALSDARDATEDLLWPVDRGRWLRLALIALFVGIGGGAPTGGGNTNIPSGGGGGGGAPPDMPAPSMPDLGSVAAIILGIVAVIILLALVWSVVGAVMEFVLIAGLRDRDVSIRDPFREHFWPGMRLFGFRLVVGLGSLLILGIPLLAVFGLGISISPILLVLLVPLVILFGIVALVASIVLGLTTDFVVPTMLTEDRGVLDGWRRLWPTLRAEWKQTALYVVAKFVLGIAVSLAVSLVVLLAALIVAIPFALVGGALFFAASAAGVHTVGWVLVGILVALYVIVLIVVGLIVQVPALTFVRYYSLSVLGMLVPELDLVGVDRPGEDGEDGDGAATDNEDGDDGPDTGEEGVGTDTADDSPPPAGTVGV, encoded by the coding sequence ATGCCCTCCAACTGGTACGCCTTCGCGGCCCTGTCAGATGCCCGTGACGCGACCGAAGACCTCCTCTGGCCGGTGGACCGTGGGCGGTGGCTCCGACTCGCCCTGATCGCCCTGTTCGTCGGCATCGGCGGCGGGGCGCCGACCGGTGGCGGCAACACCAATATTCCGTCGGGTGGAGGTGGCGGTGGCGGCGCTCCACCGGATATGCCGGCGCCGTCGATGCCCGACCTCGGGTCGGTCGCCGCCATCATACTCGGCATTGTCGCCGTGATAATCCTGCTGGCGCTCGTGTGGAGCGTCGTCGGCGCCGTGATGGAGTTCGTCCTGATCGCCGGTCTCCGCGACCGCGACGTGTCGATCCGCGATCCGTTCCGCGAGCACTTCTGGCCCGGCATGCGGCTGTTCGGCTTCCGCCTCGTCGTCGGTCTCGGAAGCTTGCTGATACTCGGCATCCCGCTGCTCGCGGTGTTCGGGCTCGGGATCAGTATCTCGCCCATCCTCCTCGTGCTTCTCGTCCCGCTGGTGATCCTGTTCGGCATCGTCGCGCTGGTGGCGAGCATCGTCCTCGGTCTGACGACCGACTTCGTGGTGCCGACGATGCTGACCGAGGATCGGGGCGTCCTCGACGGCTGGCGCCGTCTCTGGCCGACGCTCCGTGCCGAGTGGAAACAGACCGCCCTCTACGTCGTCGCCAAGTTCGTTCTCGGGATCGCGGTGAGCCTCGCGGTGTCGCTGGTCGTCCTCCTCGCGGCGCTGATCGTCGCGATTCCGTTCGCCCTCGTCGGCGGCGCGCTGTTTTTCGCCGCGTCAGCCGCCGGCGTCCACACCGTCGGCTGGGTGCTCGTCGGTATCCTGGTCGCGCTGTACGTCATCGTGTTGATCGTCGTCGGTCTGATCGTACAGGTGCCCGCGCTCACGTTCGTCCGGTACTACTCGCTGTCGGTGCTGGGGATGCTGGTACCCGAACTGGATCTGGTCGGCGTCGACCGGCCGGGCGAAGACGGCGAGGACGGCGACGGGGCGGCGACGGACAACGAGGACGGCGACGACGGACCGGACACCGGTGAAGAGGGCGTCGGCACGGATACCGCCGACGACTCCCCACCTCCGGCCGGCACCGTCGGGGTGTAG